In a single window of the Nicotiana tomentosiformis chromosome 10, ASM39032v3, whole genome shotgun sequence genome:
- the LOC104114993 gene encoding uncharacterized protein gives MDSPFSPAILLFIFLLVSSSPNPSVGFDAISTEQREEGIVSIGRRHLMSFKETPIGTNITYDCSPSGPCVPCTYSEKNDEKYRCSETGYRIPFKCVEIKASSKEVNSNKGKKNRSALEDTYAAVRPHVMKHNGQSLASSVRERNLLDDSSTSKSGSHTYVTYRSCVLSVNEEKLSVLGFEVLMLGLLIVSGSTIYFRKRRAAAAPGAGPVRLPTNSRF, from the exons ATGGATTCTCCATTTTCGCCGGCGATTCTCCTCTTCATCTTCCTTTTAGTTTCTTCTTCTCCAAATCCATCCGTAGGGTTCGACGCGATCTCTACGGAACAAAGAGAAGAAGGCATCGTATCAATAGGACGGAGACATCTGATGAGCTTTAAAGAGACGCCTATTGGTACAAATATCACTTACGATTGTTCTCCGTCTGGTCCTTGTGTTCCTTGTACTTATTCCGAAAAG AATGATGAAAAGTATAGGTGCAGTGAAACTGGATATCGTATCCCATTCAAATGTGTAGAGATCAAAGCTAGTTCAAAGGAAGTGAACAGCAATAAAGGAAAGAAGAATCGATCTGCTCTGGAAGACACTTATGCTGCAGTAAGGCCACATGTGATGAAGCATAATGGACAATCTCTTGCCTCCTCGGTAAGAGAAAGAAATTTGCTCGATGATTCATCCACGTCGAAGAGTGGATCGCATACATATGTGACTTATAGGAGCTGTGTTCTTTCTGTTAACGAAGAGAAGCTGTCAGTACTTGGCTTTGAG GTGCTTATGCTGGGCTTGCTGATTGTCAGTGGCTCAACAATATACTTCAGGAAAAGGCGAGCAGCTGCTGCACCTGGCGCTGGACCAGTTAGACTTCCAACTAATTCTCGATTTTGA